The Penaeus vannamei isolate JL-2024 chromosome 13, ASM4276789v1, whole genome shotgun sequence genome window below encodes:
- the LOC113806536 gene encoding cuticle protein CP14.6 — translation MHFILVAVLASVAAAVPQGYGAPQPPRYNSEEIAILRNEFVIEDDGRYNFDAETANGIVVSEHGTPGLEGAINSAGSFSYTAPDGTPISLQFVADENGFQPQGAHLPVAPEFPHPIPQFVLDQIAFAAQEDARRPSEPSGRYGAP, via the exons ATGCATTTC ATCTTAGTAGCTGTGCTGGCCTCCGTGGCTGCTGCCGTCCCCCAAGGCTACggcgccccccaaccccctcgcTATAACTCCGAGGAGATCGCCATCTTGAGGAACGAGTTCGTGATCGAGGACGACGGAAGGTACAACTTCGACGCGGAGACTGCCAACGGCATCGTGGTGTCCGAGCACGGCACTCCCGGACTTGAGGGAGCCATCAACAGCGCCGGTTCCTTCTC tTATACCGCTCCTGACGGCACTCCCATCAGCCTCCAGTTcgtggctgacgagaacggcttccagccccagggcgcccacctgcccgtggctcccgagttcccccacccgatccctcagttcgtcctcgaccagatcgccttcgccgcccaGGAGGACGCCCGCAGGCCCAGCGAACCCTCCGGCAGATACGGAGCTCCCTAG